From a region of the Geothrix sp. 21YS21S-2 genome:
- a CDS encoding IS630 family transposase, whose amino-acid sequence MARSRTLPARSVLRAKIVLHRASGESFRDIGQALGCDHRTAWQCLKRWEEAGFDGLERERPGRGRKSWVIALKGQEVLHKTTQEQPVNATHWSRASMAQATGVSESTVGRIWRQNGLKPHRTVGFKLSNDPHFEEKLVDIVALYLDPPEHAIVLSVDEKSQIQALDRTQPGLPMKKGRCGTMTHDYKRNGTTTLFAAMNTLDGTVISATMPRHRHEEWLKFLKRLERGTSKRLALHIICDNYATHKHPAVKSWLKGHSRVHVHFTPSSSSWLNMVERFFRDITENRIRRGIFRSVPELEAAIHTYIARHNAAPKPFVWTASANDILAKVTRARQALAAIRTASAKG is encoded by the coding sequence ATGGCGCGGAGCCGGACCTTGCCTGCGCGCAGCGTCCTGCGGGCCAAGATTGTTCTTCATCGAGCTTCTGGCGAGTCCTTTCGTGACATCGGCCAGGCTTTGGGCTGTGATCATCGGACTGCTTGGCAATGCCTCAAGCGATGGGAGGAAGCGGGCTTCGATGGCCTCGAGAGGGAACGCCCAGGTCGAGGCCGGAAGTCTTGGGTGATTGCTTTGAAGGGGCAAGAGGTGCTCCATAAGACGACGCAGGAACAGCCCGTCAATGCCACGCACTGGAGCCGGGCCTCCATGGCGCAGGCCACCGGGGTGAGCGAGAGCACGGTGGGACGCATTTGGCGCCAGAATGGCCTCAAGCCGCACCGCACCGTTGGTTTCAAGTTAAGCAACGATCCTCATTTCGAAGAGAAGTTGGTGGACATCGTGGCCCTGTATCTGGACCCTCCGGAGCATGCCATCGTGCTGAGCGTAGATGAGAAGAGCCAGATTCAGGCCCTGGACCGGACTCAGCCTGGCCTACCGATGAAGAAGGGTCGCTGCGGCACCATGACGCACGACTACAAGCGCAATGGAACGACCACCCTCTTTGCGGCCATGAACACGCTGGATGGTACGGTGATCTCGGCCACGATGCCACGTCATCGCCATGAGGAGTGGCTGAAGTTCCTCAAGCGGCTTGAGCGGGGTACGTCGAAGCGACTCGCTCTGCACATCATTTGCGACAACTACGCCACCCACAAACATCCGGCGGTCAAAAGCTGGTTGAAAGGCCATTCGAGGGTCCACGTTCACTTCACCCCCAGCAGTTCATCGTGGTTGAACATGGTGGAGCGATTTTTCCGGGACATCACGGAGAACCGCATCCGAAGGGGTATTTTCAGATCCGTCCCGGAACTCGAAGCAGCGATCCACACCTATATCGCGAGACACAATGCCGCTCCGAAACCATTTGTTTGGACCGCGTCCGCGAACGATATCCTCGCCAAGGTGACACGAGCACGGCAGGCCCTCGCGGCCATTCGGACGGCCTCTGCCAAGGGTTGA
- a CDS encoding GxxExxY protein, with product MGRHWGEDWGDNYPHRDITEAIILAAIRVQIVLGPGLLENAYKACLAHELRLAGHEALREVHLDITYKELCVENAYIMDIVVDHKVVVEAKAIAKFSDADFAQLNSCLHFANFEVGLLINFHNWPLKDGGIKRLVNTKP from the coding sequence ATGGGTCGGCATTGGGGCGAAGATTGGGGCGACAACTATCCCCATCGAGATATCACCGAAGCCATCATCCTCGCTGCCATCAGGGTGCAGATAGTTCTGGGGCCTGGACTCCTGGAAAATGCCTACAAGGCTTGCCTCGCCCATGAACTCAGGTTGGCCGGACACGAGGCCCTACGCGAGGTTCACCTCGACATCACCTACAAGGAATTGTGCGTCGAGAATGCCTACATCATGGATATCGTGGTGGACCACAAGGTGGTCGTCGAGGCGAAGGCCATTGCGAAGTTTTCGGATGCCGACTTCGCCCAACTGAATAGCTGCCTCCACTTTGCAAATTTCGAAGTGGGCCTGCTGATCAATTTTCATAACTGGCCCCTCAAGGACGGGGGCATCAAGCGACTCGTCAACACCAAGCCCTGA
- a CDS encoding NAD(P)/FAD-dependent oxidoreductase, giving the protein MRYLISNLPLALGEEKNPLQETLAALLGGRPADYLEPVLERLSLDARHKGSIRFLAALAFDTGRDLADLSLPRGAQLDAAPRPVAWAVPPVERRPRVVVVGSGPAGTFCALRLLDYGIEPVVLERGAPMSERVRAVAGLWNEAVLDPNANAQFGEGGAGTFSDGKLTTRIGHPAIRFVIETFVKFGANPKVLYLARPHVGTDVIRKCSVLIRKEAEARGARYRFRARLADIRFRDGAVAAAVLDSGEEIACEAIVLAPGHSARDTFEMLHRHGVAMRQKAFAMGVRVEHPQVLIDQSQYGPSKGHPSLAPADYKVVCNFGPARAAYSFCMCPGGEVIQCASEPGGVVVNGMSNARRDSGFANSGLVAKVNTADFGSDHLLAGMYFQRKWEQAAFRAAGETYGAPATSVQDFLKGRASGNLPPTSFRPFAVPADVGTCLPDFVQEQLRGAIPDFDKKIHGFASRQALLLAIESRTSSPVQMIRGEDGQSVSHPGLYPCGEGAGFAGGITSAAVDGIRVAEWIAQTCGAAPFLPFQRNVKAGDYATEY; this is encoded by the coding sequence ATGCGATACCTCATCTCGAACCTCCCCCTGGCGCTCGGCGAGGAGAAGAACCCCCTCCAGGAGACCCTGGCCGCCCTCCTCGGGGGCCGGCCCGCGGACTACCTGGAGCCCGTGCTGGAGCGCCTGAGCCTCGACGCCCGCCACAAGGGCTCCATCCGGTTCCTGGCGGCCCTGGCCTTCGATACCGGGCGCGACCTCGCGGACCTGTCCCTGCCCAGGGGCGCCCAGCTCGACGCCGCGCCCCGGCCCGTGGCCTGGGCCGTGCCCCCCGTGGAGCGAAGGCCGAGGGTGGTGGTGGTGGGCAGTGGCCCCGCCGGGACCTTCTGCGCGCTGCGGCTCCTGGACTACGGCATCGAGCCCGTCGTGCTGGAGCGGGGCGCGCCCATGAGCGAGCGCGTGCGGGCCGTGGCCGGCCTCTGGAACGAGGCCGTGCTGGACCCCAACGCCAACGCCCAGTTCGGGGAGGGCGGCGCGGGCACCTTCTCGGACGGCAAGCTCACCACCCGCATCGGGCACCCCGCGATCCGTTTCGTAATCGAGACATTCGTGAAGTTCGGAGCCAACCCTAAAGTGCTCTACCTGGCCCGCCCCCACGTGGGCACCGACGTCATCCGCAAGTGCTCGGTGCTCATCCGCAAGGAGGCCGAGGCCCGGGGCGCGCGGTACCGGTTCCGCGCCCGGCTCGCGGACATCCGCTTCCGGGACGGGGCCGTGGCCGCGGCGGTGCTGGACAGCGGGGAGGAGATCGCCTGCGAGGCCATCGTCCTGGCCCCCGGCCACAGCGCCCGGGACACCTTCGAGATGCTCCACCGCCACGGCGTGGCCATGCGCCAGAAGGCCTTCGCCATGGGGGTGCGGGTCGAGCATCCCCAGGTGCTCATCGACCAGTCCCAGTACGGCCCCTCCAAGGGCCACCCCAGCCTGGCGCCGGCCGACTACAAGGTGGTGTGCAACTTCGGCCCCGCCCGGGCGGCCTATTCCTTCTGCATGTGCCCCGGCGGCGAGGTGATCCAGTGCGCCTCGGAGCCCGGCGGCGTGGTGGTCAACGGCATGAGCAACGCCCGGCGCGACTCGGGCTTCGCCAACTCGGGCCTGGTGGCCAAGGTGAACACCGCCGACTTCGGCTCGGACCACCTGCTGGCCGGCATGTACTTCCAGCGCAAGTGGGAGCAGGCCGCCTTCCGCGCCGCGGGCGAGACCTACGGCGCGCCCGCCACGAGCGTCCAGGACTTCCTCAAGGGCCGGGCCTCGGGAAACCTGCCCCCCACCAGCTTCCGCCCCTTCGCCGTGCCCGCCGACGTCGGCACCTGCCTGCCGGACTTCGTCCAGGAGCAGCTGCGGGGCGCCATCCCCGACTTCGACAAGAAGATCCACGGCTTCGCCAGCCGCCAGGCCCTGCTGCTGGCCATCGAGAGCCGCACCAGCAGCCCGGTGCAGATGATCCGGGGCGAGGACGGCCAGAGCGTGAGCCACCCGGGTCTCTACCCCTGCGGCGAAGGCGCCGGCTTCGCCGGGGGCATCACCTCGGCCGCCGTGGACGGCATCCGGGTGGCCGAATGGATCGCCCAGACCTGCGGCGCCGCGCCGTTCCTGCCGTTCCAGAGAAACGTCAAGGCCGGGGACTACGCGACGGAGTACTAG
- a CDS encoding quinone-dependent dihydroorotate dehydrogenase has protein sequence MTRSFDPYALLRPLIFRMNPELAHHAAFTLGGLAQRIPGVLGLTRSLCGQPDPGLAREVFGLRFPSPVGLAAGLDKGAELLPLWKALGFGFVEIGTVTPRAQAGNPKPRVFRFPEENLILNRMGFNSEGVEVVARRLRHRPPGLVVGGNIGKNKETPEEEALLDYAAAFRAIAPLVDYVALNISSPNTPGLRRLQAPEQLKPLLEGVLALRRELGLENQPLLVKLAPDLDAQELDATVDVIVASGVTGLIATNTTLDRNIVSEMNRAKVEALGMGGLSGRGLKIKAREVHRQVLSRIPSRIKLMACGGIGSGEDAAVALQDGAALVQIYSSLIFEGPLLVGRMNRDLAERTYYSG, from the coding sequence ATGACCCGATCCTTCGATCCCTATGCCCTGCTCCGGCCCCTGATCTTCAGGATGAACCCGGAACTGGCCCACCATGCGGCCTTCACCCTGGGCGGACTCGCCCAGCGGATCCCCGGGGTCCTGGGGCTCACCCGCTCCCTGTGCGGACAGCCGGACCCGGGCCTGGCCCGGGAGGTGTTCGGACTGCGGTTCCCCTCACCCGTGGGCCTGGCCGCCGGCCTGGACAAGGGGGCCGAGCTGCTGCCCCTGTGGAAGGCCCTGGGCTTCGGCTTCGTGGAGATCGGCACCGTGACCCCCCGGGCCCAGGCGGGCAACCCCAAGCCGCGGGTCTTCCGGTTTCCCGAGGAGAACCTCATCCTCAACCGCATGGGCTTCAACTCCGAGGGCGTGGAGGTGGTGGCCCGCAGGCTCCGGCACCGGCCCCCGGGCCTCGTGGTGGGCGGCAACATCGGCAAGAACAAGGAGACCCCCGAGGAGGAGGCGCTGCTGGACTATGCCGCCGCCTTCCGCGCCATCGCGCCCCTGGTGGACTACGTGGCCCTGAACATCTCCTCCCCCAACACTCCGGGCCTGCGGCGGCTGCAGGCCCCCGAGCAGCTCAAGCCCCTCCTGGAGGGCGTGCTGGCCCTGCGCAGGGAGCTGGGGCTGGAGAACCAGCCGCTGCTGGTCAAGCTGGCGCCCGACCTGGACGCGCAGGAACTGGACGCCACGGTGGACGTCATCGTGGCCAGCGGCGTCACCGGGCTCATCGCCACCAACACCACCCTGGACCGCAACATCGTCTCGGAGATGAACCGCGCCAAGGTCGAGGCGCTGGGCATGGGCGGACTTTCCGGACGCGGCCTCAAGATCAAGGCCCGGGAAGTGCACCGCCAGGTGCTGAGCCGCATCCCGTCCCGGATCAAGCTCATGGCCTGCGGCGGCATCGGCAGCGGCGAGGACGCGGCCGTGGCCCTGCAGGACGGCGCGGCCCTGGTGCAGATCTACTCGTCGCTGATCTTCGAAGGACCCCTCCTGGTGGGGCGAATGAACCGGGATCTCGCGGAGCGCACGTACTACTCCGGGTGA
- a CDS encoding NAD(P)-dependent alcohol dehydrogenase, whose translation MKSYEYARLGLENLALVERPEPLPGPGEAQVRFHAASLNFRDLLFGQGSYNPNPRLPAIPGSDGAGEVTAVGEGVTRWKVGDRVCPAFMQDWVDGPLTPALQRSALGAGDRDGVLREFGVFPEQGLSPIPEHLSFEEAATLPCAALTAWNALVEIGGIKAGDTILTLGTGGVSLFALQLAKLHGARVIATSGSDAKLETARALGADATINYVATPDWDKEVLRLTGKRGVDHVVEVGGAGTLARSLNATRMGGLVTVIGVLAQGGGLDPVKILMKGLRLQGVFVGSRRMFEDMSRAIALARLKPVIDRTFAFAEVPGALARMKSGAHTGKIVIRMV comes from the coding sequence ATGAAGTCCTACGAATACGCCAGACTCGGACTGGAGAACCTGGCCCTGGTGGAGCGGCCCGAGCCCCTGCCGGGTCCGGGGGAGGCGCAGGTGCGGTTCCATGCCGCGTCGCTCAACTTCCGGGACCTGCTCTTCGGCCAGGGTTCCTACAACCCCAACCCGCGCCTGCCGGCCATTCCCGGCTCCGACGGGGCCGGGGAGGTCACGGCCGTGGGCGAGGGCGTCACCCGCTGGAAGGTGGGCGACCGGGTGTGCCCGGCCTTCATGCAGGACTGGGTGGACGGTCCCCTGACGCCGGCCCTGCAGCGCTCCGCCCTGGGCGCCGGGGACCGGGACGGGGTGCTTCGGGAATTCGGCGTCTTCCCCGAGCAGGGGCTCTCGCCCATCCCGGAGCACCTCTCCTTCGAGGAGGCGGCCACCCTGCCCTGCGCGGCGCTGACGGCCTGGAACGCGCTTGTGGAGATCGGCGGCATCAAGGCCGGCGACACCATCCTCACCCTGGGCACCGGCGGCGTCTCGCTCTTCGCGCTCCAGCTTGCCAAGCTGCACGGCGCGCGGGTGATCGCAACCTCCGGCAGCGACGCCAAGCTCGAGACGGCCCGGGCCCTGGGGGCCGACGCGACCATCAACTACGTGGCCACGCCGGACTGGGACAAGGAGGTCCTGCGCCTCACCGGCAAGCGCGGCGTGGATCACGTGGTGGAGGTGGGCGGCGCGGGCACCCTGGCCCGGTCCCTCAACGCCACCCGCATGGGCGGCCTGGTCACGGTGATCGGCGTGCTGGCCCAGGGCGGCGGCCTGGACCCGGTGAAGATCCTCATGAAAGGGCTGCGGCTCCAGGGGGTCTTCGTGGGCTCCAGGCGCATGTTCGAGGACATGTCCCGGGCCATCGCCCTCGCGCGCCTGAAGCCGGTCATCGACCGCACCTTCGCCTTCGCGGAGGTGCCCGGGGCCCTGGCCCGCATGAAGAGCGGGGCCCACACGGGGAAGATCGTGATCCGGATGGTGTGA
- a CDS encoding glycosyltransferase family 4 protein encodes MNPPRLTLFHPTFAARGGAELLALDEGEYLTRRGVRVDIVTYAHDPALWGERLERMPVRVAPWRPWTDVFRAWTRASRLRIQGRSAVPMLAEADVVVAHNAPASSILGGAPIRGRKIWQCNEPPRSLHLREANPNLAARADAVPKAPEWATEDFRDALRRHDEALARKATFFLRRGLDLEGVAGLDHIYAISAFSRDGARRIYGRCQEEPVFPIVRFPEGGSRRAGLSRSGLNVLTHSRLEAAKNIDTVIRGFAAYHAGSPGSRLHVVGEGPVRARLEQLAAELLPADAFLFHGYLPADDLRRVYEACDVFALLSLDEPFGMVYPEAAARGLLLIGSDHGGPCEILEGGDLGWVCDPFSPGALAEALGAVAALGDGEVDRRRQRTDDACRGRFSAEAAGAVLVRALKLN; translated from the coding sequence ATGAATCCTCCGAGACTGACGCTTTTCCATCCGACCTTCGCGGCCCGCGGTGGAGCCGAGCTTCTGGCCCTGGACGAGGGCGAGTACCTGACCCGCCGCGGCGTGCGGGTGGACATCGTCACCTACGCCCACGATCCGGCCCTCTGGGGGGAGCGCCTGGAGCGAATGCCCGTGCGGGTCGCGCCCTGGCGGCCCTGGACCGACGTGTTCAGGGCCTGGACCCGGGCTTCCCGCCTGCGCATCCAGGGCCGGTCCGCCGTGCCGATGCTGGCGGAGGCCGACGTGGTGGTGGCCCACAACGCCCCCGCCAGCTCCATCCTGGGCGGCGCGCCGATCCGGGGCCGGAAGATCTGGCAGTGCAACGAGCCGCCCCGGAGCCTGCACCTGCGGGAGGCCAACCCGAACCTGGCCGCCCGGGCCGATGCCGTCCCGAAGGCCCCCGAGTGGGCCACGGAGGACTTCCGGGACGCCCTGCGCCGCCACGACGAGGCCCTGGCGCGCAAGGCCACCTTCTTCCTCCGCCGCGGCCTCGACCTGGAGGGCGTGGCGGGCCTGGACCACATCTACGCCATCAGCGCCTTCAGCCGGGACGGCGCGCGGCGCATCTACGGGCGCTGCCAGGAGGAGCCGGTCTTCCCCATCGTGCGGTTCCCGGAGGGCGGCTCCCGCCGCGCGGGCCTTTCCCGCTCGGGCCTGAACGTGCTCACCCACTCCCGCCTGGAGGCCGCCAAGAACATCGACACCGTGATCCGGGGCTTCGCCGCCTACCATGCCGGATCCCCGGGCAGCCGCCTCCACGTGGTGGGCGAGGGCCCCGTGCGGGCCCGTCTGGAGCAGTTGGCCGCCGAACTGCTGCCCGCGGACGCCTTCCTGTTCCACGGATACCTGCCGGCCGATGACCTGCGCCGGGTGTACGAGGCCTGCGACGTCTTCGCCCTGCTTTCCCTGGACGAACCCTTCGGCATGGTCTACCCCGAAGCCGCCGCCCGGGGCCTGCTGCTCATCGGTTCCGACCACGGGGGACCCTGCGAGATCCTCGAGGGGGGGGACCTGGGCTGGGTGTGCGACCCCTTCTCGCCCGGGGCGCTGGCGGAGGCGCTGGGGGCGGTGGCGGCCCTGGGCGACGGGGAGGTTGACCGGAGGAGGCAGCGGACGGACGACGCCTGCCGGGGCCGGTTCTCGGCGGAGGCGGCGGGGGCGGTCCTGGTTCGGGCCCTGAAGTTGAATTAA
- a CDS encoding IPT/TIG domain-containing protein — MSRLTLCRPRSWNLPQRLTPALLAVLAVVLLACGGGGGGTRGGGGSASPIPEITGSLPAAATPGVAITLTGVNLATVAGVTFTPSIAAPFTVDSDTQVTTTVPPGAQTGPITVTTRGGLAATIPFTVAQPLPEPVLDAFAPDRGRARSQVTLAGSGFTGATGVTLGGVAATWFSVASDTQLLVAVPEGAASGRIAVATRWGTATSATDFTFDPATPDPPAITSLAPLSGPVNTVVRLFGNNLLGVTKAELTGISLPFTLLGDTELMFAISFGAATGPVTLTGAAGAAATSLPFTVTPGPAAGPSFLDFTPRSARPGQTITITGTGLASILKATVGGQMVTSGPLNDNSLILFLPESVPVSGPIVLAWAGGTVTHPVPLAVDTPPPSITAFDPPSGPEGTPVWIQGTGLAAPTDIRFGSTRATSLIYSSPSTIKVLVPKGATRGPVTVTTAAGRVQSIQSFTVTAGTSTADTRIAGLYVTQATQRLDRSVPLVAGRKGRVRVFLEAGSPNRQSPSVRVTLADAGGATLVTRDIAAPRAGVPTRLDDTLEGQSWDFDLDGAFIQPGTTIQARILGASDLASGNDVYPAGGAPLPLNVVEVPPIGITLIPVRQGGTTGRVTDATRTLDSWLTEVRRIWPLKDIDLVQAPVMNWSETVTEDGMTWARLRNAIEVQRLAANPRSLRYHYGVIDRGSAPGIAGLSQVPQGPTNLARSAVGWDGEGTPNRETYSSVFAHELGHNLRRAHSPCGGASGPDPSYPYPDAELGATGFDPASGRILHPAMFKDIMSYCSPQWVSDHVYKDVLANRAWELATPSPHVATQGMVVWGTIHNGEIAVEPAFQTADVSGPPVPGDCTLLLRDASGAILQEVPFETREEADLPQGQQVRSFAFTLALSPEVQAALAGMEVVDGSQAALGAVARASRRYASPTGLALPRDPVATAWGPGTVHLSWDAATHPMVMVTDPASGAVIGMVEGGSADLLTDATELDLNLSAGVRSVRMRVKVTP, encoded by the coding sequence ATGTCCCGGCTCACCCTTTGCCGCCCCCGTTCCTGGAACCTTCCGCAACGGCTCACTCCGGCCCTTCTGGCCGTCCTGGCCGTCGTCCTCCTGGCTTGCGGCGGCGGGGGAGGCGGCACCCGGGGCGGAGGGGGGAGCGCCTCCCCGATTCCGGAGATCACCGGGAGCCTGCCGGCCGCAGCCACCCCCGGGGTCGCCATCACCCTCACGGGGGTGAACCTCGCGACCGTCGCCGGGGTGACGTTCACCCCCTCCATCGCCGCCCCCTTCACGGTGGACTCGGACACCCAGGTCACCACCACGGTGCCCCCGGGGGCCCAGACGGGCCCGATCACCGTCACCACCCGTGGGGGCCTGGCGGCCACGATCCCCTTCACCGTCGCCCAGCCCCTGCCTGAGCCCGTCCTGGATGCCTTCGCCCCGGACCGCGGCCGGGCCCGGAGCCAGGTGACGCTCGCGGGCTCCGGCTTCACGGGCGCCACCGGCGTCACCCTGGGAGGGGTTGCGGCCACCTGGTTCTCCGTCGCCTCGGATACGCAGCTCCTCGTGGCCGTCCCGGAAGGGGCCGCCAGCGGCAGGATCGCGGTCGCGACGCGGTGGGGAACCGCGACGTCCGCCACGGATTTCACCTTCGACCCTGCGACGCCCGACCCCCCCGCGATCACGAGCCTCGCGCCCCTGTCCGGCCCCGTGAACACGGTGGTGCGGCTTTTCGGCAACAACCTGCTCGGCGTGACGAAGGCCGAACTCACCGGCATCAGCCTCCCCTTCACTCTCCTCGGCGATACGGAACTGATGTTCGCGATTTCCTTCGGGGCCGCCACCGGCCCCGTCACCCTCACCGGCGCCGCGGGCGCCGCCGCCACGTCCCTCCCCTTCACCGTCACGCCCGGGCCCGCCGCCGGCCCCTCCTTCCTGGACTTCACCCCCCGTTCGGCCCGGCCCGGCCAGACGATCACGATCACCGGCACCGGCCTCGCCTCGATCCTGAAGGCGACCGTCGGGGGCCAGATGGTCACCTCCGGTCCCCTGAACGACAACAGCCTGATCCTCTTTCTTCCGGAAAGCGTCCCGGTTTCCGGTCCGATCGTCCTTGCCTGGGCGGGCGGCACCGTCACCCACCCCGTTCCCTTGGCGGTCGATACGCCCCCGCCCTCCATCACCGCCTTCGATCCGCCCTCGGGACCGGAAGGCACGCCCGTGTGGATCCAGGGAACCGGGCTTGCCGCACCCACGGACATTCGATTCGGTTCCACCCGGGCGACCTCCCTCATCTATTCAAGTCCTTCCACCATCAAGGTCCTGGTGCCCAAAGGGGCGACCCGGGGCCCGGTCACGGTGACCACCGCCGCCGGGCGGGTCCAGTCCATCCAGAGCTTCACGGTGACGGCCGGGACCAGCACCGCGGACACCCGGATCGCGGGGCTGTACGTCACCCAGGCCACCCAGCGCCTGGACCGGTCCGTGCCCCTGGTGGCGGGCCGCAAGGGCCGGGTGCGGGTCTTCCTGGAGGCCGGTTCCCCCAACCGGCAGAGCCCCTCGGTGCGGGTGACCCTGGCGGACGCCGGCGGCGCCACCCTGGTGACCCGGGATATCGCCGCCCCCAGGGCGGGCGTGCCCACCCGCCTGGACGACACCCTCGAGGGCCAATCCTGGGATTTCGATCTTGACGGCGCCTTCATTCAGCCCGGCACGACCATCCAGGCCCGGATCCTCGGAGCCTCGGACCTCGCCTCCGGCAACGACGTTTATCCCGCCGGAGGCGCGCCCCTGCCCTTGAATGTGGTGGAGGTGCCTCCCATCGGGATCACCCTCATTCCGGTCCGGCAGGGCGGCACCACCGGGCGCGTCACCGACGCCACCCGGACCCTGGATTCCTGGCTGACCGAGGTGCGCCGGATCTGGCCGCTCAAGGATATCGATCTGGTGCAGGCGCCGGTCATGAACTGGTCCGAGACCGTCACCGAGGACGGCATGACCTGGGCCCGGCTCCGGAATGCCATCGAGGTGCAGCGGCTGGCCGCGAACCCGAGGAGCCTGCGGTACCACTATGGCGTGATCGACCGCGGCTCGGCCCCGGGGATCGCCGGCCTGAGCCAGGTGCCGCAGGGCCCCACCAACCTCGCGAGGTCCGCCGTGGGTTGGGATGGCGAGGGCACCCCGAACAGGGAAACCTACTCCAGCGTCTTCGCCCATGAACTGGGGCACAACCTCCGGAGGGCCCACAGCCCCTGCGGCGGGGCCTCCGGCCCCGACCCGTCGTATCCCTACCCGGACGCGGAACTGGGCGCCACCGGCTTCGATCCCGCCTCGGGCAGGATCCTCCATCCCGCAATGTTCAAGGACATCATGAGCTACTGCAGTCCCCAATGGGTCAGCGACCATGTCTACAAGGATGTGCTCGCCAACCGGGCCTGGGAGCTCGCCACCCCGTCGCCGCACGTGGCCACGCAGGGCATGGTGGTCTGGGGCACCATCCACAACGGCGAAATCGCCGTGGAGCCCGCCTTCCAGACGGCGGACGTCTCGGGCCCGCCCGTCCCCGGCGACTGCACCCTCCTGCTGCGGGACGCCTCGGGCGCCATCCTCCAGGAGGTCCCGTTCGAGACCCGGGAGGAGGCCGATCTGCCCCAGGGCCAGCAGGTGCGGTCCTTCGCCTTCACCCTGGCCCTGAGCCCTGAGGTCCAGGCCGCGCTGGCCGGCATGGAGGTCGTCGACGGCTCCCAGGCCGCCCTGGGCGCGGTGGCCCGGGCCTCCCGCCGCTATGCTTCGCCCACCGGCCTCGCCCTGCCCCGGGACCCCGTGGCCACCGCATGGGGTCCGGGCACGGTGCACCTGAGCTGGGACGCCGCCACCCATCCCATGGTCATGGTGACCGATCCCGCAAGCGGCGCCGTCATCGGCATGGTCGAGGGCGGCTCCGCCGACCTGCTCACCGACGCCACGGAACTGGACCTGAACCTCTCCGCCGGGGTGCGCAGCGTGCGGATGCGGGTGAAGGTCACGCCCTAG